The DNA region taaaataacccAATTCTGACGAATTTACTGTTTCATATACATAATCAGTTAGGCAAGGTAagcaaaaataacaatgaaagAAAGTCCGACCAAATACTATTCCattcaatgtttgtttataaacTACAAGGTCACATCATGAATCTGAAGAATCGTTTACAGAATTGTACTGAGAAACAAACCGACAAGTGTAACACAGGCGGACGATCGTAGAAGTGTTACATATAATGTAGAACAAACTGCACGCCAATGCGTAAATTTCGAGGAATTAGACGTAATTTTGACGATCCAGAATAAAACATTTGAATACACAATAGGTACAACCCTATTCGTCGCTACCAAGCCACCATTTCCTCCGAAGCCGTACCCGAAAACACTCGCATCCCCCAAGCAACTGTTCCAATAGAACGAACGCAAGGAAATCGGGTGTGTGGAGCTGTCTGCTTACGGATGTATATATAGTACCTAGCACTGAAACAGGAAACCAGTTCAAATGGTCGTAGTGAGTGGTGAACACCACTAGTGCAGTACGAACAATGGATCGCTATCTACTGTCATGCTTGTTGCTCGTGTGTATGGTGCTGGGTGAGTGCAGTGATACAAGATTCCGTCGGTCGTCGAGATGATttagttgtgtttttctcacTTTTACCTTCACAGCCTACCCTTCGGAGATAGCGGCTCAAAGTAAGTGATTTTCTATCAGTTTTATACGCTTGCCCTCCCCAAAATCGGACAAAACTCTGTGTGCTCACTGAACGTGTGCTATTTTCCTTTTCGCAGGGTCACGCGTCTGTTTCGCTCAGTCTGGCGACTACACCACTGCCACATCGATAGGCTTCTGCTCGCATGCAGTCTACATTGCACTGAACCCGACCTCTAAAGCCTTTGTGGGGATACTAAACCCTGCCAACGATGCAGATGATCTGCTAGGTCAGTGTTAAAGTTTCTGTATTTCTGGGTCGAATTTGGTAATGCTAGATGCCATATGGGTTTTAATGGTCGTGCATTTCATTTCAGGCGGTATCAGAAAGTTCGCTAATCTCAAAAAGACATACCCCTACGTGGACTTGTACATGGGCGTGTTGGGAAGTATTTCTGCGGGAAACATTCTGTGGCTGAATCAGCAAGCATCGCGTAAAACGTTTATCGATCTGCTTATTACAAAGATGGCATCGTATCCTGAAATGAGCGGCGTCTACTTGGATTTCGATGGGCTCACCAATTTGTACCAGGCGAGTACTGACACGTAGATGTCACTATCGGTGCAGCTCCTGGCTACAATGGCTTCCATTCTTTTCATTCATAGAATTGGTATGCTCTGTTCGTTGCTGAGTTAAATACGGCTCTTACCGCTAAGAACCTGAAGCTTATTACCGCCTTACCGTGGGATGCAAGTGCGAGTGGCGATATTTACTACAGCTCAACCCTCTCCACTCTGCCGTTCAACGTGATCAAAACGCACGAGGAAATGTACTCAGCGGTCGCTACCACTACCACGCGCCCGATCAGCCCGCTGTTTTCACTGGCCGCACCGTTTAAcgacgaaacgaaaacaatcgtAAGTAGTGGTTTGTGCAGCATTGAGATGAATGATACGTGTTTGTGAAGTGAGACCGTTAAACGTGTGCCATTTCTGTGGTTTTCAGTATAACAATGTGTTTCGGTGGGTGTTGAAGGGATTTTTGACAACCCAGCTCGTTGTTAGCTTGCCTATGTACAGTTTGAAATTTACTACATCAGGTGGATCACAATTTGGTTCTGCTATGACCGCTGTTACAAAGGATACATATTGTAACGTAAGTATACATATACGTTAATACAATATACTTCGTTAGCCAGTGAAGTTGGGTTTTTCCAATGCTTCTTTCATCTCATTTTTCGTGTGTGAAACTCTAGGCTTTGTTATTTGGATCGAAAAATACTCTTGGAGCGCCCCAAGCCGGGGAAGGCTTTGCCTACAGCACATCCACGTTTTACACTTACAACACTCCCGCATCTCTTGTCGATAAGCTACAGTTTGTTATAGCAACCAACATGGGCGGTGTAGGCGTATATTCGCTAGATCAAGCTGGTAGCCAAAATGCTGAAATGCTTCGTCAGGTGACAAGCGTTCTAGCACCAACACCACCCGCCTCAGTATCATACCCTCCAGTAGGAGATGCGATGTGTGGTGTTCCGGTTACGTTTCCAGCACCGCTAACAACGACAACAGTTGCAACGACTACTGCTGCAGTCACCACTACTGCTGCAGCCACCACTACTGCTGCAGCCACCACTACTGCTGCAGCCACCACTACTGCTGCAGCCACCACTACTGCTGCAGCCACCACTACTGCTGCAGCCACCACTACTGCTGCAGCCACCActactgctgcagctgcaagtaccactgctgctgcaggaagtaccactgctgcaggaggaagtaccactgctgctggaggtAGTACCACTGCTACAGGAGGAAGCACAACTGCTGCTGGCGGTAGTACCACTGTTGCTGGCGGTAGTaccactgctgctggcggtagtaccactgctgctggcggtagtaccactgctgctggaggaagcacaactgctgctggcggtagtactactgctgctggaggtagtaccactgctgctggaggaagCACCACTGTTGCAGGAGGAAGCACAACTGTTGCAGGAGGAAGTACAACTGCTGCAGGAGGAAGCAcaactgctgctggaggaagTACTATTGCTGCTGGAGGAAGTACTACTGCTGCAGGAGGAAGCACAACTGCTGCAGGAGGAAGCACAACTGCTGCTGGCGGTAGTACCACTGCTGCAGGAGGTAGTaccactgctgctggaggaagTACTACTGCTGCAGGAGGAAGCAcaactgctgctggaggtAGTACCACTGCTGCAGGAGGAAGCACAACTGCTGCAGGAGGAAGCAtaactgctgctggaggaagcacaactgctgctggaggaagCACAACAGCTGCAGGAGGTAGTACTACTGCTGCAGGAGGAAGTACAACTGCTGCAGGAGGTAGTaccactgctgctggcggTAGTACCACTGCAGCTGGAGGAAGTACTACTGTTGCAGGAGGAAGCAcaactgctgctggaggtAGTACCACTGCTGCAGGAGGAAGCACAACTGCTGCAGGAGGAAGCACAACTGCTGCAGGAGGTAGTACCACTGCTGCAGGAGGTAGTACTACTACTGCAGGAGGAAGTACAACTGCTGCAGGAGGTAGTaccactgctgctggcggTAGTACCACTGCAGCTGGAGGAAGCACAACTGCTGCAGGAGGAAGCACAACTGCTGCAGGAGGAagtacaacagcagcaggaggtaGTACAACTGCTGCAGGAGGTAGTACCACTGCGGCAGGAGGAAGTACCACTGCTGCAGGAGGAAGTACTACTGCTGCAGGAGGAAGCAcaactgctgctggaggtAGTACCACTGCTGCAGGAGGAAGTaccactgctgctggaggtAGTACTACTGCTGCGGGAGGAAGTACCACTGCTGCAGGAGGAAGCACAACTGTTGCTGGAGGAAGTACTACTGGTGCAGGAGGTAGTaccactgctgctggcggTAGTACCACTGCAGCTGGAGGAAGCACAACTGCTGCAGGAGGAAGTAGCACTGCTGCAGGAGGAAGTACCACTGCTGCAGGAGGAAGTACAACTGCTGCAGGAGGTAGTACCACTGCTGCAGGAGGAAGTACCACTGCTGCAGGAGGAAGTACCACTGCTGCAGGAGGTAGTACAACAGCTGCTGGTGGTAGCaccactgctgctggaggaagCACTACTCCATCAAACTCAGCATCGTCAACTACGCCATCAACCGGTGCATCATCAACCACGCCTTCCACGGCAGGTACAACGATCGCTGCATCGCCTGCTACCTGCAATATTACGGTGAAGGAAGATTACGGAACTCTGGTCGCGGAATACTGTACGAACTTAAAGGCGATTGCATCGTACATGCAAGGAGCTACCTGTGGTGTAGTGGCTTAACTCAAACCGTTCTACCAGTGAGTTGAAGCAATGGTTTTAGAGAGTTAGGTCTGGCGGAAACGACCAGCTTTGATAGATCGTGGCTTCTTGTTGTGTGTAAACAACTTTTAGGTGGTGTTCATACCTAAGTGGAATGCCGCAGGTGGCAGAAGCCAGTGTTGGGATTTGTTGAGGGTATTATGTtctaagtaaaataaattcaattaatcTAATTTCCGCATTTTCCGTATCAGTTGAGACATGCTTGCCATACTTTGCAAAAAAAGCGGTAATGCTACTACTAAGGTATTACAATATGAAAGGTTACTTATCTATGCGCCACAGTCCCCTCTGGAACAGTATTGCGTAGCCGGACGGACGACTTAGCTTACCtagaaggagaagaaagcaTACAATCAATTAAGCAACCGCTGATAGCAAACATTTGGTTTCGGTTTGGTTTCGGTGTTTAGTAACGGGCAGGAAGCAGCAGAAGGCCATCTAGTGTATTATGCCCCACCGCCCCCAACCCGATCAGGCAGGCGAGTAGGGCGGGAGAACTTTTGTCGATTTGTGAAACGGGGCGGAATACAATAACAAAGGTGGATGGAGCAGGCgggggcaaacaaaaaaaaaaagcgcaaacCACCCGGGGAATGAGAAATGGTGCCAAATCGTACAGGAAGGATGCGGATGCGGCAGCGTAAGCACTGCtaaacggtggtggtggtacactGTTAGGCTTCTTACCTGCAACGCCTTCCTGCACTTTAGCCGAGAAGATTTTTCACAGTAAGCAAATGACATAAAAGGATGATTGATCTGCAAAATACAGTGATGAAATGATACGTGAAAATGAACGATGGAACCTGCGAATGGGGCGAAGGATTGTGAAGGGCAGTAGAACCGAAGCCATCGGGAATAGTAGTAGGGTGGTAGAGCGTCCACGGTTAGCTGCTACGGCAGAGTGCCGCTAGCAAAGAATAGAATAATGGAATAATTGCAGTAAAATTGAAATGCTCCAGAATGTACCAGGCGCCCACCGGCGAAAACCGTAATACACGGCCACACGTAGAAGGGAAGAcgggagagagacagagatagaaaagagatagagagatagagagatagaggcagagagatatatatatatatatatatatatatatatatatatatatatatatatatatatatatatatatatatatatatatatatatatatatatatatatatatatatatatatatatatatatatatatatatatatatatatatatatatatatatatatagagagagagagagagagagagagagagagagagagaaagaataaatagaaaacaagAGGTGGTAACGCAAGGTGACGATGGTCAACCCGTTGCGCGTTGGTAATGTGCGTGCCGCGCGtcgaagaaaacgaaaaagaaagaaaatgaaatcgTGTGAAAATAGGTCAATAACATAAGCGACACAGTGCAGTCCCAGACCCAGACCCAACAATGGGGCAGAgaagacacacgcacacacacacaaacacagggaCCACGAAGACGCGCAAAAACGATGCGCGAAGATGAAGATGCCCCCTCTCCCGTTCCCATACCCCTATCAGGACGTCGCACAAAAAAGGGTCTGCGCTTTGCCGCTTTGCCACGTTTGCCCCGGGGCGTCGAAATTATCGGCCGGTCGAAAGCGACACAACCTGCCCTACTGGccctcacaaaaaaaaataaaaaatagaaacggAGGGGATGGGCTACAGAATGTCGTTTTTATTTCGCCGCTTTTTACGGCCCTCCCCGGAGAAAGCTGCTCCTAGCGGGGAGGGAACGGGGAGATTTCGCGACTTTCCCAATATGTGTGCAGGGAATGAGAAAAGGAGGTGGGGGAAGGGGGTAGGGAAGATAAGCCGAATGCAGAAAAGGAAGCTGTCGGAGCGCCAAAAATGGTCTGTATTTTGGGGTTTTGCGCGtgcatgtgtctgtgtgtgtggccacTGGTGGCTAATTGGCCATACACTTGACTAGGAGGGATAGGGTAAGGTAGGGGAAGgcggggcaaaatggcacTGTTAAGGTTTTTGCTCTGTATCCCATTGTGAGATCACTTGTCACTGATGTTTGACGGCAATCGATGCTTTAACAGCTTAtttatcaaatcaaattaGGAGTTGACATACTACCAACAAATATGAATATCTAATATGAAACTCAAAAATGAACATCAAAAATCGTAAAAATGTATTGTGCTGGTTAAAATGGTCTTGCTAAGGGTCCAAAAGGTCATATAccaaatgtcaaaacaaaccgAACCAAAAGGTGCAAAATGGATCATAAGATTGCACTTAAGGCATTGGATTAGGCTCTGTCATCTTGGTAGAATTCTAGGTAATGTATTCTAGGTAGAATTCTATCTAGGTAAGGGTAAAGATTACAAAACTTAATCTCAATTTCAGTGTTTCGTTAAAAGAAGTAATTAATTGCTggaatttttaataattcacCTGTTGCCAGTAATTTTTCTTGTCGATAGAGCATACAAATACCACAGTTTTGTTtatgtaaaacaaatatattgtAGCGACTTTAGCTTACACCACAGCCTCATCATTTTGATCCTGTCAATTTTGCCCTAAGCGAAAGATTTTACCgatttgaactttaaaaactatacattaaattacattttactCGTAAATCATAGTTAAATGTCACGTTACTCGATACTTTTTCATCTCTAGTTATTttctaaaatttcaaaaaagcttttttttgaaACGGTCATTGTTCTGACCAAatatttcttaaattattcttttttttaaacaaaattcgGTAATTAAACGTTCATGGTTTGATTGAAACAttgtatttgatgtttttcaatCATTCAGGATTATTCTATTCTTACAATCGAGATATCTCGACATCGAGATAAATATTGCTAAGGGAAAACGGTTTACATTGAAACTAAACTATCCCGCCCCTAATAACGGTTTGGAGGTTTCTATAGTAATATGTCAAGTAGTCCATGTAAGCACTTTTGGATTCTAAAGTCGATTTAAGCCAGCAATTCTCGACATCAAAATCCTAGCGGGAAATGAATCGAAAGCGATATTTTGGCAGATTTTAAGTAAACTCGTGCAGTTCTCTGGAAAATTGAGTACTGGTAATTTTAAGATCAATCTaatgaaattattgaaatgccaaaaacaaaaaaaaacttggtgaaccaaaattgaaaaaaaggatatttaaaaaaatgataagaATAGATTATTTAATTCAAATAGCCAGTAAGaaatttgttacatttttgctTAAGTTCAAATCCTatgagagttttttttaaatcatcttCCATAATTGGGTTCGGCGATTTGATGCCAACTGCGATTTCGGACCGAAATTCCGACTGATTTTCCCTAAAAGAGCAATCCAATTTCAAATAGAATCCAGAATCCAATTTCCAATAGAATCCAATAGAAGCAATCGAGTCCAATAGAATAAGCCTGATTAACTATCATTTTGAATGTGTTAAGTTGCCAATAATGAAAGTAACGATTTCGCCCCACCTAACCATTTTGCTCCGTGTTCCCCTACACGTGCGTAAGGATGGCGCTTGTCAAAAGGCGTTCGCTGCTCGCAGCCGTTTATCAACGTGGGTGGTTTTTGGGTCGTTgtacaaccacaaaaaaatgaGATGAAGAgttcaaataagagaaaaATAGAGATGAAGATGATGGGTTGGTACTGCCGCCAGATGCCACACTTGCCACATTACCTCCACGAGCTACATCTGTTACCAGTTCGGAACGATCTGCCAGTAGAACCATCCGAGACAAGAGATTTCTCCTTGTTAGTGGTCGGGTGCTAATTGTCTCGTTCCATGTGCATCTGCCGGTATTGCAACGGCCTCATCATGTAGCAGTTTAAACAGGGATTGCAGTTAAAACTACGCGTGCGCTTCTTACCCGGTATCCATCCATCGCCACTCCATCCTGTCCCCAATCAGTTGAATCAGAAGTACGAGAGCCCAAACGACTTCCCGACCGAATGCCCCAAAAGCAACCCAAAACGCTTTCTCTTCGCCCGGGACACCAATGATTTAGTAGctatcgcgcgcgcgcgagaagAACCCTTCCAATGGTCGGGATATGAACTGCTGTTAATTTACATACCATCACTCACTCTATTAGCGGTTCATAAACCTCTTGCCCATTTGACCGTTTCCGGTCccgtgcggctgctgctgctcggtgctGTTCGGATGGTTGGGActgtaaataaaacaacagcaTCCATCCCTTTTTTTGAGGTCACCGCATCGTTCGCGTATCGGGAATCAATCGAAATCCCGCCCCGATACAACTTCGACCCATGTCACTGGGCCACTTCCCCATTCCGCTAGGAGACGTCTCGAGAATGCCGTTCCCAAAACACCGCCCCAAAACAACCCAATCCCAGGAAACAGTCCCCAACACACACCCAAAGCAGCTTCATCGACAGGTTCGACAGGCGCGCTCCTTACCCCCTCGGGGCAACCTTGGGCATCAGCAACGCCAGACCAAACAGagcaacgaaacaaaaaaaatcgggCCATGCGCGCACGTACAATTCGGCACATTTGATAGCTTGGGGCACTAAAGCCCCGCCACCACCCAGAAATGAAGAGAGGGAGGGCACAAAAAATACACCGGGAGAAGCTAGATAACGCGGGCGAAAGCTATCATTCGGCCATGCCCCAATGATCGCTAGGGCAAGCACAGCGCGcacatgtgcgtgtgtgtgtgtgatgggtcGAGCGGcattttcttcatcttttcctttccaaccggcggcgacggcggccgctgccgcttctgctgctgctgctgctgtgtccgCTTGTTGTGTTGTCCGTCCGTCATATCGCTTTCCCCTTAAAGCTTGTCAACCGAGCCCGGGCTCCAAGTGTGGGCCAACGCGACTAACCGGGCCACCGACATAGCATCATAAACCGTCCGCCCCGGTCACCTGGTGCTGGTGCCTACCGCTCTCGCACTTTCTCGCGGGCCCGGTCGGTAGGCTGCTTGCACGACGGGAAGGGTCCGGTTTGCCCTGAAGCGGTGGCAAAAAGTGAGAGgaacacgacacacacacacacacacacacaccaacattGCCAACGACCAGAAGAACAAGCGCGGTCGCTTCTGCTTTGGAGGATGCTTTTCGAAAGTGGCGAAGCAGCACCACACCGTTCGGGTTTGAAAAGAAAGTGGACAAcattgcgcgcgcgcgcactaaAGAAGGTTCCCCCCGACTACCTCTTCTACTCTCCTTCTATAATCTGCGACCCAAGAGCCATCCCTTTCTCGCCCTTCCCACAGCAAAACCGGTGGCGTTTGCTGCGGATCTGCTGCGCCAAGCGGCCTCAACTGCCAAGAAAGCGCACACAGAAGGGTTGAGAGGAGGGAAGCAGGGGGTGTGGGAGACCCGAAAGTAAAGCACATTTATTGCAGGGAATTTGGTCTTCAGACCGCTGACCTAGACGAGGCATTGAGAAAAAGTATCCACATCTTGCCCCCTCAGAAAGAATGATAAGagatttgaacccatgaccgGAAGTGTATCAGCACCGTGCGCTTCCCACTACGCTACAAATGGGCACCAATTAGCTAGAAGTTAAAATGGCACCATGTTCAACGCGTTTGGAATTAGAATTTTGGAGAGAGCATTGTCCTTCAGACAATCTGGGTGAGGTATTGAAGCTGATGTGCCAGTTTGTTCCTCTCATTGAAATTCGTAGCTATATTATTCTTCAACACATATTGTACCCAATTCAGAGAACAATCAAATCACGTTCGAAGCAGCTCTACCATCTTTCTCAAATCTCAGAATCTTTTCGAGCCGATTTCGTGGAACTTGTTCTGAATGTTGTTGAttgagtgggtgtgtgtgtgtgtgtatgtgtgtttttttaatctatTTTTCACGCTCGCTCGAATATTTCTCCTAGCTACAATGAACCAATCTTTGCATATACCCTGTAATGAACAACGCTGCCAGAATAATAAGAAAACAACCAGAAAGATCCATAAAAGCACTCGCGGTTAGTACCTTACTTGTAGCGGGCAGGCACCAAGTTGGTTGCGGGATTGATAACAAGCAGGAGGGCAAGCCGGGAATGGAAGTTACTCTGTTGTTACAGTTGGGTAGTCCCTCTGCCCACAGCGATTGCGATTAAGCGATGAATTCAGGTGAATAAAAAGGGTAGATAAGATGAGGGTGGTTCGTGTagatggtgatggtgtgagCGTTTGTTAagaacatcaaacaaaatgggggggaggggcggGAGATTTTTTACTCTCCCTAAAATGGTATGCACTTATATGCACGCCACCTACCTGCAGTATTCCTATCAGTAACGTGGAGTAAAATAATCTCGTCAGCCGCATGCTCAATCTTTGTCTGTGGTGCCGCTGTAAGGAGAAGAGAATGCAGAAAGGTTAGAATTGGCAATGCTCGGGAAGGTCGGGGCACTGGGTCTTGTTAGTTTATTTTCCTtgcaaacaaagaaacaaccaaacacagtcgctgttgtttgtttatcgCTAGAGAGTCTTTCGTTACGCACAATGGGGGAATATGATTAAATATTTGAACGCAAGTAGTTTGTGTGCGAGAAGCAAATTAACCGTCCTCGTGCGTAAGTTTAGCAAGCAAGCGAgcaatttgtttgtgttttttttttctttcgtagcTGGCCATAAACTTGCCCCTTCGTtatttgtctgtttgtgtcaagcgtgtatgtttgtgtgtgtgtgtttttttaaccaaaaatTTAGCACAAGCTCCAATCATTAAGAACAGCCGAAAGCAACGCGCCTTAGAGGAGAAGCATCAGCATCGACCTCCAATGGAAAAGATTTTGCGCTCGCACTGCAACAGCAACGGCGCACACTTGTGTAAACGGGGCATCGTCGGCGAAACGGTGCGTCTGCCGTCTTGTCGTCTCGCAAGTGTTTCGCTCTCCCGCTTGTACTGTCAGACAGAATAGCTAAAAACAGACCTGTCAGACGAATTGCAGTATCCACACGCCTCACACCGTCTTCCACCGACTTCCAGGCGCTTTCCAGTCGTCTTAAGACTGCTGGCTAGACATTCGCTAGTGCGCTACAAACCTCGGCGGCTACGGTAATTTGTCTGTGGGCTTGGTGAGCGAAGGAGCCGAACAATGCAATGTAATGTAACGATTCTCCATGGCGGGAATGACGTTTCTGCATACAATCCGCTCGAAGCTACTGGACGCACTCCGCCCGGGACTAAACAAATCATGacgattttaattttatgacTCCCTTTATTTACCATTTCAATGACACATTGTTTGCAACGGGCAAACAACGGCCTGCTACTTTCGATCGATATTTGCCGGTCCGGTACGGGGCAAACACCATCGACAGCATCCCGAGCGCTTTTGCCGGGAGGCAAGAGTCATCGCATCGTCATCGAGCTGCTGGGCTGCACGCTAATCGGGAGCTAATCGATTATTCATGGTAccgttgcgtttttttttttgtttctggcGGGTGAAgcgcggtgctgctgcttgttgtttgCCCGCCCAATTGGAGGGAAATGAATTTACATAAATGGAAAGAGCGGGTTCCCAatatctctctctatttctctctctctctctctctctatctttcgctctctctctctctctttctctccctctctctctctctctgccgtTTTATGGCAGGATGGGTTGCACTCATAGATACACTGCTACCTGCAGTGGAGTGAGCATCAGTTCATCTGCATCGGACTGCAGGCTATTCGCTCGTATTTATGGCGATCAGTAAAAAGATGCAGATCAGTAAAGACAATAAGGATGCAACAGTTAACATTGACACTGGCCATGTATTTATC from Anopheles coluzzii chromosome X, AcolN3, whole genome shotgun sequence includes:
- the LOC125907769 gene encoding autotransporter adhesin BpaC-like isoform X39, which translates into the protein MDRYLLSCLLLVCMVLAYPSEIAAQRSRVCFAQSGDYTTATSIGFCSHAVYIALNPTSKAFVGILNPANDADDLLGGIRKFANLKKTYPYVDLYMGVLGSISAGNILWLNQQASRKTFIDLLITKMASYPEMSGVYLDFDGLTNLYQNWYALFVAELNTALTAKNLKLITALPWDASASGDIYYSSTLSTLPFNVIKTHEEMYSAVATTTTRPISPLFSLAAPFNDETKTIYNNVFRWVLKGFLTTQLVVSLPMYSLKFTTSGGSQFGSAMTAVTKDTYCNALLFGSKNTLGAPQAGEGFAYSTSTFYTYNTPASLVDKLQFVIATNMGGVGVYSLDQAGSQNAEMLRQVTSVLAPTPPASVSYPPVGDAMCGVPVTFPAPLTTTTVATTTAAVTTTAAATTTAAATTTAAATTTAAATTTAAATTTAAATTTAAATTTAAAASTTAAAGSTTAAGGSTTAAGGSTTATGGSTTAAGGSTTVAGGSTTAAGGSTTAAGGSTTAAGGSTTAAGGSTTAAGGSTTAAGGSTTVAGGSTTVAGGSTTAAGGSTTAAGGSTIAAGGSTTAAGGSTTAAGGSTTAAGGSTTAAGGSTTAAGGSTTAAGGSTTAAGGSTTAAGGSTTAAGGSITAAGGSTTAAGGSTTAAGGSTTAAGGSTTAAGGSTTAAGGSTTAAGGSTTVAGGSTTAAGGSTTAAGGSTTAAGGSTTAAGGSTTAAGGSTTAAGGSTTAAGGSTTAAGGSTTAAGGSTTAAGGSTTPSNSASSTTPSTGASSTTPSTAGTTIAASPATCNITVKEDYGTLVAEYCTNLKAIASYMQGATCGVVA
- the LOC125907769 gene encoding autotransporter adhesin BpaC-like isoform X35, whose amino-acid sequence is MDRYLLSCLLLVCMVLAYPSEIAAQRSRVCFAQSGDYTTATSIGFCSHAVYIALNPTSKAFVGILNPANDADDLLGGIRKFANLKKTYPYVDLYMGVLGSISAGNILWLNQQASRKTFIDLLITKMASYPEMSGVYLDFDGLTNLYQNWYALFVAELNTALTAKNLKLITALPWDASASGDIYYSSTLSTLPFNVIKTHEEMYSAVATTTTRPISPLFSLAAPFNDETKTIYNNVFRWVLKGFLTTQLVVSLPMYSLKFTTSGGSQFGSAMTAVTKDTYCNALLFGSKNTLGAPQAGEGFAYSTSTFYTYNTPASLVDKLQFVIATNMGGVGVYSLDQAGSQNAEMLRQVTSVLAPTPPASVSYPPVGDAMCGVPVTFPAPLTTTTVATTTAAVTTTAAATTTAAATTTAAATTTAAATTTAAATTTAAATTTAAATTTAAAASTTAAAGSTTAAGGSTTAAGGSTTATGGSTTAAGGSTTVAGGSTTAAGGSTTAAGGSTTAAGGSTTAAGGSTTAAGGSTTAAGGSTTVAGGSTTVAGGSTTAAGGSTTAAGGSTIAAGGSTTAAGGSTTAAGGSTTAAGGSTTAAGGSTTAAGGSTTAAGGSTTAAGGSTTAAGGSTTAAGGSITAAGGSTTAAGGSTTAAGGSTTAAGGSTTAAGGSTTAAGGSTTAAGGSTTVAGGSTTAAGGSTTAAGGSTTAAGGSTTAAGGSTTAAGGSTTAAGGSTTAAGGSTTAAGGSTTAAGGSTTAAGGSTTAAGGSTTPSNSASSTTPSTGASSTTPSTAGTTIAASPATCNITVKEDYGTLVAEYCTNLKAIASYMQGATCGVVA
- the LOC125907769 gene encoding autotransporter adhesin BpaC-like isoform X7 translates to MDRYLLSCLLLVCMVLAYPSEIAAQRSRVCFAQSGDYTTATSIGFCSHAVYIALNPTSKAFVGILNPANDADDLLGGIRKFANLKKTYPYVDLYMGVLGSISAGNILWLNQQASRKTFIDLLITKMASYPEMSGVYLDFDGLTNLYQNWYALFVAELNTALTAKNLKLITALPWDASASGDIYYSSTLSTLPFNVIKTHEEMYSAVATTTTRPISPLFSLAAPFNDETKTIYNNVFRWVLKGFLTTQLVVSLPMYSLKFTTSGGSQFGSAMTAVTKDTYCNALLFGSKNTLGAPQAGEGFAYSTSTFYTYNTPASLVDKLQFVIATNMGGVGVYSLDQAGSQNAEMLRQVTSVLAPTPPASVSYPPVGDAMCGVPVTFPAPLTTTTVATTTAAVTTTAAATTTAAATTTAAATTTAAATTTAAATTTAAATTTAAATTTAAAASTTAAAGSTTAAGGSTTAAGGSTTATGGSTTAAGGSTTVAGGSTTAAGGSTTAAGGSTTAAGGSTTAAGGSTTAAGGSTTAAGGSTTVAGGSTTVAGGSTTAAGGSTTAAGGSTIAAGGSTTAAGGSTTAAGGSTTAAGGSTTAAGGSTTAAGGSTTAAGGSTTAAGGSTTAAGGSTTAAGGSITAAGGSTTAAGGSTTAAGGSTTAAGGSTTAAGGSTTAAGGSTTAAGGSTTVAGGSTTAAGGSTTAAGGSTTAAGGSTTAAGGSTTAAGGSTTTAGGSTTAAGGSTTAAGGSTTAAGGSTTAAGGSTTAAGGSTTAAGGSTTAAGGSTTAAGGSTTAAGGSTTAAGGSTTAAGGSTTAAGGSTTAAGGSTTAAGGSTTAAGGSTTAAGGSTTAAGGSTTPSNSASSTTPSTGASSTTPSTAGTTIAASPATCNITVKEDYGTLVAEYCTNLKAIASYMQGATCGVVA
- the LOC125907769 gene encoding autotransporter adhesin BpaC-like isoform X29 — encoded protein: MDRYLLSCLLLVCMVLAYPSEIAAQRSRVCFAQSGDYTTATSIGFCSHAVYIALNPTSKAFVGILNPANDADDLLGGIRKFANLKKTYPYVDLYMGVLGSISAGNILWLNQQASRKTFIDLLITKMASYPEMSGVYLDFDGLTNLYQNWYALFVAELNTALTAKNLKLITALPWDASASGDIYYSSTLSTLPFNVIKTHEEMYSAVATTTTRPISPLFSLAAPFNDETKTIYNNVFRWVLKGFLTTQLVVSLPMYSLKFTTSGGSQFGSAMTAVTKDTYCNALLFGSKNTLGAPQAGEGFAYSTSTFYTYNTPASLVDKLQFVIATNMGGVGVYSLDQAGSQNAEMLRQVTSVLAPTPPASVSYPPVGDAMCGVPVTFPAPLTTTTVATTTAAVTTTAAATTTAAATTTAAATTTAAATTTAAATTTAAATTTAAATTTAAAASTTAAAGSTTAAGGSTTAAGGSTTATGGSTTAAGGSTTVAGGSTTAAGGSTTAAGGSTTAAGGSTTAAGGSTTAAGGSTTAAGGSTTVAGGSTTVAGGSTTAAGGSTTAAGGSTIAAGGSTTAAGGSTTAAGGSTTAAGGSTTAAGGSTTAAGGSTTAAGGSTTAAGGSTTAAGGSTTAAGGSITAAGGSTTAAGGSTTAAGGSTTAAGGSTTAAGGSTTAAGGSTTAAGGSTTVAGGSTTAAGGSTTAAGGSTTAAGGSTTAAGGSTTAAGGSSTAAGGSTTAAGGSTTAAGGSTTAAGGSTTAAGGSTTAAGGSTTAAGGSTTAAGGSTTPSNSASSTTPSTGASSTTPSTAGTTIAASPATCNITVKEDYGTLVAEYCTNLKAIASYMQGATCGVVA